One window of Mangrovibacterium diazotrophicum genomic DNA carries:
- a CDS encoding BT0820 family HAD-type phosphatase: protein MIIAVDFDGTIVKNKFPAIGEEIPFAIDSLLMLQKKGVRIILWTSRHGEHLTEAIRYCRKRGLEFYAVNKNYPEESVNSEVSRKIVADWYLDSRNLSGLPSWGEIYQTLVEELNPKPKSKGFKSLFSWKKS, encoded by the coding sequence ATGATTATTGCAGTTGACTTTGATGGGACGATCGTAAAAAATAAATTTCCGGCTATCGGTGAAGAAATTCCATTTGCGATCGACAGTTTATTGATGCTTCAGAAAAAAGGAGTGCGCATAATTCTTTGGACTTCGCGACACGGCGAGCACTTAACGGAAGCAATCAGATACTGCCGGAAACGGGGTCTGGAGTTCTATGCCGTGAATAAAAATTACCCGGAAGAGAGCGTTAATTCAGAGGTCAGCCGTAAAATTGTTGCCGATTGGTATTTGGATAGCCGCAATTTAAGTGGACTACCATCTTGGGGTGAAATCTATCAAACCCTGGTTGAAGAGTTAAATCCCAAACCTAAGTCCAAAGGCTTTAAATCGTTATTTAGCTGGAAAAAAAGTTAA
- a CDS encoding DNA-3-methyladenine glycosylase, with protein sequence MPTQNIRLKFDFYRRDTVIVAQELLGKTLVRHFQNGTVRRYRITETEAYCGVADLACHASKGKTKRTKIMFHAGGYIYVYLIYGMYWLLNIVSGDEGEGSAVLIRGLDGFNGPGILGRELQLDASFYSENLETSNRIWLEDAPPVNQYQSTPRIGINYAGEPWISMPWRFVLK encoded by the coding sequence ATGCCAACACAGAATATCAGACTAAAATTCGATTTCTACCGACGTGACACGGTGATTGTAGCACAAGAACTGCTCGGCAAAACCTTGGTTCGACACTTCCAGAACGGCACAGTTCGCCGCTACCGAATCACAGAAACCGAGGCCTATTGCGGAGTAGCCGATTTAGCCTGTCATGCCAGCAAAGGCAAGACCAAGCGCACCAAGATCATGTTTCACGCGGGAGGATACATCTACGTTTATCTCATTTACGGTATGTATTGGTTATTAAACATTGTTTCAGGGGACGAAGGAGAAGGCTCTGCCGTATTAATCCGTGGCCTCGACGGCTTTAACGGGCCGGGCATACTTGGGCGCGAACTTCAGCTGGACGCCTCCTTTTACAGCGAAAACCTGGAAACTTCAAATCGAATTTGGCTTGAAGACGCTCCACCTGTTAATCAATATCAATCTACTCCACGCATCGGAATCAACTACGCGGGCGAGCCTTGGATTAGTATGCCATGGCGTTTCGTTCTTAAATAG
- a CDS encoding S41 family peptidase produces MKSVNKKKIGILLGVVLAVSVLFTAFTRDEKLFQIDKNLDIYYTLIRELNLFYVDEINPNDLVKTSIDKMLESLDPYTTYIPESDMEDFRFMTTGEYAGIGALIGKQGDHIIISEPYEGFPAQKSGLKAGDILLEVAGKSTENMSTEDVSNLLKGPANQVVKVKIERPGVKKSIDVDIVREQIQIDAVPYYGMLDDKTGYIRLSSFTANCGDEVKQIVKELKEKQHAQSLILDLRSNPGGLLNEAVKIVNIFVPKGVEVVSTKGKVKQWDKEYDATEQPVDTVMPLAVLVNRGSASASEIVSGALQDLDRAVIIGTRTFGKGLVQTTRDLSYNTKLKVTTAKYYIPSGRCIQALDYSHRNDDGSVGVVPDSLISEFTTRKGRKVYDGGGVTPDVKLDLDQLSSLSYNLMRDYMVFDFATLYANQHESIPAPEDFEVTPEIYTEFKNFLKEQNFEYESETEKSLDKLEETAKAEKYYDVAKDQFEALRAQVGHELDKDLNQFQTEIKEMMTDEIVSRYYYQKGAIRASIKTDRGIDKAKEVLDSPETFSAIFAPGTVIAKAK; encoded by the coding sequence ATGAAATCAGTCAACAAAAAGAAAATTGGAATATTGTTGGGGGTTGTACTCGCCGTATCGGTGCTGTTTACAGCTTTTACCCGCGACGAAAAGTTGTTCCAAATCGACAAAAACCTGGACATCTATTACACTTTAATCCGGGAACTCAATTTGTTTTATGTCGATGAAATCAATCCGAACGACCTTGTAAAAACCAGTATCGACAAGATGTTGGAGTCGCTCGACCCTTACACAACCTACATTCCGGAGTCGGATATGGAAGACTTCCGTTTTATGACGACTGGGGAGTATGCAGGTATCGGTGCATTGATCGGGAAACAAGGTGATCATATTATCATATCGGAACCATACGAAGGATTCCCTGCTCAGAAATCAGGCTTGAAAGCTGGTGACATTTTGCTTGAGGTAGCTGGCAAATCAACAGAAAACATGTCAACTGAAGATGTGAGCAACCTCCTGAAGGGACCTGCGAATCAGGTTGTCAAAGTTAAAATTGAGCGCCCCGGCGTAAAAAAATCGATTGATGTAGACATCGTACGCGAGCAGATTCAGATTGACGCTGTTCCCTATTACGGCATGCTTGACGATAAAACAGGTTACATCCGGTTATCAAGCTTCACAGCCAACTGTGGCGACGAGGTGAAGCAGATTGTAAAAGAGCTGAAAGAAAAGCAGCATGCACAATCGTTGATTTTAGATCTTCGCTCTAATCCCGGTGGACTTTTGAACGAAGCCGTGAAAATCGTGAATATTTTCGTGCCTAAAGGCGTCGAAGTTGTCAGCACAAAAGGTAAAGTAAAACAGTGGGACAAAGAATACGATGCAACCGAACAACCAGTTGACACCGTTATGCCTCTCGCTGTATTGGTTAACCGTGGTTCTGCTTCTGCATCCGAAATTGTTTCGGGAGCTCTTCAGGATCTTGACCGCGCAGTCATTATTGGGACACGAACTTTCGGTAAAGGCTTGGTACAAACTACCCGCGACCTGAGTTACAATACGAAGTTAAAAGTTACAACTGCTAAATATTACATCCCCAGTGGACGCTGTATCCAGGCGTTGGATTATTCACACAGAAATGATGACGGAAGTGTAGGCGTTGTTCCGGATTCTCTGATTTCAGAATTTACGACCCGCAAAGGGCGTAAAGTTTACGACGGCGGGGGAGTCACACCTGATGTCAAACTCGACCTGGATCAGTTGAGCAGCCTTAGCTACAACCTGATGCGCGACTACATGGTATTCGATTTTGCAACCTTGTACGCAAATCAACACGAATCAATTCCGGCACCGGAAGATTTTGAGGTGACACCTGAAATCTACACCGAATTCAAAAACTTCCTGAAAGAACAAAACTTTGAATACGAATCGGAAACAGAGAAGTCACTGGATAAGTTGGAAGAAACAGCGAAAGCCGAAAAATACTACGATGTAGCAAAAGATCAGTTCGAAGCACTTCGGGCGCAGGTAGGCCACGAATTGGATAAGGATCTCAACCAATTCCAAACTGAAATTAAGGAAATGATGACTGACGAGATCGTTTCACGCTACTACTACCAAAAAGGAGCCATTCGTGCCTCTATTAAAACAGACCGTGGAATTGACAAAGCCAAGGAAGTTCTGGATTCACCCGAAACATTCTCGGCAATCTTCGCACCAGGAACTGTAATTGCAAAAGCGAAATAA
- a CDS encoding response regulator, giving the protein MVTSKNPLIFVVEDNHVYNRLIVSFLKTNKLTNVESFSTGEDALKAMDKQPSVVIQDYLLEGMNGIEVLKRAKKIAPNVEFIFLSGQDNIDVAINTMKYGAYDYIVKDQMALKKLVNKIHKIQSYNQLEVSKKRYKMGVILFFVFLAVFIVALIAIALMYPQYFGLKMGGI; this is encoded by the coding sequence ATGGTTACAAGTAAGAACCCCCTGATTTTTGTAGTTGAGGACAACCATGTCTACAATAGGCTAATTGTTAGCTTTCTGAAAACCAATAAGCTGACAAACGTAGAATCCTTTTCGACCGGAGAAGATGCGCTGAAAGCAATGGATAAACAACCGTCTGTTGTTATTCAGGACTATTTGTTGGAAGGAATGAACGGGATCGAGGTGTTGAAAAGAGCCAAGAAGATTGCTCCGAACGTTGAGTTCATTTTCCTTTCAGGGCAGGATAATATCGACGTTGCAATTAATACAATGAAGTATGGTGCTTACGATTATATCGTAAAAGACCAGATGGCTTTGAAGAAACTGGTCAATAAAATTCATAAGATTCAGTCGTACAACCAGCTCGAAGTTTCGAAAAAAAGATACAAAATGGGGGTTATCTTGTTTTTCGTATTCCTCGCCGTTTTCATTGTCGCTTTGATCGCGATTGCCCTGATGTACCCGCAGTACTTCGGTTTGAAGATGGGTGGAATTTAA